One Halichondria panicea chromosome 6, odHalPani1.1, whole genome shotgun sequence genomic window carries:
- the LOC135336767 gene encoding uncharacterized protein LOC135336767 isoform X1 has translation MSKFLNFLVILLLCRYSDALNCNQTALPPTFRGDERARQLYYMNVPLINVHSLESLPSCTGNTLSTYITCEYDVILGDGETVPFPPDLNNSSYFEYFLAWKRDSEYPFIDFDLSEITPGVSAIELTLLNSPANRISLPDIELYWVKGPLSASEIESSIISTILDNQDLAQTDNQVRTITIRLETMQTGFNLRIRFQFKDFHNFDWVFVSEVRFCTDPQPTFQPKVIFHSPKPDNVIVHPSADDLSRGSKELRCTISSEGMYTWQWKRNGSVITSDGDYKITTGDGSRTTKLTINNLNFSDTGEYKCTATIVDFSETKHSASKQHVVTFPEYVTTIPDVKEYQQAEKVTLTCELHGYIQSPFTPLVWLDIGGSQITMSTKYSITSNDGLRTKIYKNGTATPSVILNLTIQDISAADTGEYTCQGARTNSVTQLTILERNAPLSTSLHPSPTTVSSITLTTLTPTIMSFFSTTSLSPTSMTNGFSNIFNGQSQLIAIPIVTSIVMALLLVLLMLVICYLWQKVKKLSAALTAMQQGVLISNTDTNLAYQSEISSNDDYEVIQEERAATLTRNRSYPHLHSWITDPPQRGLLETNAMAEDIELAVIETTYLTPLSSRNPLANEEMDSESYDDVILPLKTDTSDGQSLRSSMTVSVDEELVVEVTMV, from the exons ATGTCGAAGTTCCTTAACTTCCTGGTCATTTTGCTGTTATGTAGGTACAGTGATGCTCTAAATTGTAACCAAACAG CTCTCCCTCCTACCTTTCGTGGAGATGAAAGGGCACGTCAGCTGTATTACATGAACGTACCTCTTATAAATGTACATTCCCTTGAATCCCTACCAAGTTGTACAGGGAATACTCTTTCAACATACATCACTTGCGAATACGATGTCATCCTGGGAGACGGAGAAACTGTTCCTTTTCCTCCTGATTTGAACAATTCAAGTTACTTCGAATATTTCCTTGCTTGGAAGAGGGACTCTGAATATCCTTTCATAGACTTTGATCTCAGTGAAATAACACCAGGGGTGTCTGCAATTGAGCTTACTTTGTTGAACAGCCCTGCTAACAGAATCAGCTTGCCAGACATTGAATTATACTGGGTGAAAGGACCTTTGAGTGCTTCAGAAATTGAGTCAAGTATTATAAGTACAATTCTTGACAACCAAGACCTTGCACAAACTGACAACCAAGTCAGAACTATTACTATTAGACTTGAAACAATGCAAACTGGCTTCAACCTCAGAATCAGATTTCAATTTAAAGACTTTCACAACTTTGATTGGGTGTTTGTTAGTGAAGTACGATTTTGTACAGATCCTCAACCAACCTTCCAACCCAAAGTGATATTTCATTCACCAAAACCCGATAATGTTATTGTTCATCCCAGTGCAGATGACCTGAGCAGAGGATCAAAAGAGTTACGGTGTACTATTTCTAGCGAAGGAATGTACACATGGCAGTGGAAAAGAAATGGCTCTGTTATTACAAGTGATGGAGACTATAAGATCACCACTGGAGACGGAAGTAGAACAACCAAGCTAACTATTAACaatttgaatttcagtgataCTGGTGAATACAAATGTACAGCAACAATTGTAGATTTTTCAGAAACGAAACACAGCGCTTCAAAACAGCATGTTGTTACTTTTCCTG AATATGTCACCACTATTCCAGATGTCAAAGAATATCAACAAGCCGAAAAAGTTACCCTGACCTGTGAACTCCATGGCTACATTCAGTCACCATTCACTCCTCTTGTGTGGCTTGATATAGGTGGCAGTCAAATAACTATGTCAACAAAATACAGTATCACTTCTAATGACGGACTGAGAACAAAAATATATAAGAACGGCACAGCTACTCCTAGTGTGATATTGAACCTCACAATTCAAGATATCTCAGCAGCAGATACAGGGGAATACACATGTCAGGGTGCAAGAACAAATAGTGTTACTCAACTAACAATATTAGAGAGGAATGCTCCTCTAAGCACATCACTCCATCCATCACCTACCACTGTATCATCGATCACTTTGACAACACTAACGCCAACCATAATGTCCTTCTTTTCCACAACCTCTCTCAGTCCTACGTCAATGACTAATG GGTTTTCGAACATTTTCAACGGGCAAAGTCAACTTATTGCAATACCGATTGTCACCAGCATTGTTATGGCCTTACTACTTGTGCTCTTAATGCTAGTTATTTGTTATCTGTGGCAAAAGGTGAAGAAGCTATCAGCAGCATTAACTGCAATGCAACAGGGAGTACTGATCTCCAATACTGACACAAACCTAGCGTATCAATCAGAAATCAGCTCTAATGATGATTACGAAGTTATCCAAGAAGAGAGAGCAGCAACACTCACTAGAAATCGATCGTACCCTCATCTTCACTCATGGATCACTGATCCACCACAAAGAGGCTTACTTGAAACAAATGCTATGGCTGAAGATATTGAATTAGCGGTGATTGAGACAACTTATCTAACACCATTGAGTTCTAGAAATCCACTCGCAAATGAAGAGATGGACAGTGAAAGCTATGACGATGTAATTCTTCCCCTGAAAACAGACACGAGTGATGGTCAGTCACTCAGAAGCTCAATGACGGTGAGTGTTGATGAAGAGCTAGTAGTTGAAGTGACTATGGTTTAA
- the LOC135336767 gene encoding uncharacterized protein LOC135336767 isoform X2 encodes MNVPLINVHSLESLPSCTGNTLSTYITCEYDVILGDGETVPFPPDLNNSSYFEYFLAWKRDSEYPFIDFDLSEITPGVSAIELTLLNSPANRISLPDIELYWVKGPLSASEIESSIISTILDNQDLAQTDNQVRTITIRLETMQTGFNLRIRFQFKDFHNFDWVFVSEVRFCTDPQPTFQPKVIFHSPKPDNVIVHPSADDLSRGSKELRCTISSEGMYTWQWKRNGSVITSDGDYKITTGDGSRTTKLTINNLNFSDTGEYKCTATIVDFSETKHSASKQHVVTFPEYVTTIPDVKEYQQAEKVTLTCELHGYIQSPFTPLVWLDIGGSQITMSTKYSITSNDGLRTKIYKNGTATPSVILNLTIQDISAADTGEYTCQGARTNSVTQLTILERNAPLSTSLHPSPTTVSSITLTTLTPTIMSFFSTTSLSPTSMTNGFSNIFNGQSQLIAIPIVTSIVMALLLVLLMLVICYLWQKVKKLSAALTAMQQGVLISNTDTNLAYQSEISSNDDYEVIQEERAATLTRNRSYPHLHSWITDPPQRGLLETNAMAEDIELAVIETTYLTPLSSRNPLANEEMDSESYDDVILPLKTDTSDGQSLRSSMTVSVDEELVVEVTMV; translated from the exons ATGAACGTACCTCTTATAAATGTACATTCCCTTGAATCCCTACCAAGTTGTACAGGGAATACTCTTTCAACATACATCACTTGCGAATACGATGTCATCCTGGGAGACGGAGAAACTGTTCCTTTTCCTCCTGATTTGAACAATTCAAGTTACTTCGAATATTTCCTTGCTTGGAAGAGGGACTCTGAATATCCTTTCATAGACTTTGATCTCAGTGAAATAACACCAGGGGTGTCTGCAATTGAGCTTACTTTGTTGAACAGCCCTGCTAACAGAATCAGCTTGCCAGACATTGAATTATACTGGGTGAAAGGACCTTTGAGTGCTTCAGAAATTGAGTCAAGTATTATAAGTACAATTCTTGACAACCAAGACCTTGCACAAACTGACAACCAAGTCAGAACTATTACTATTAGACTTGAAACAATGCAAACTGGCTTCAACCTCAGAATCAGATTTCAATTTAAAGACTTTCACAACTTTGATTGGGTGTTTGTTAGTGAAGTACGATTTTGTACAGATCCTCAACCAACCTTCCAACCCAAAGTGATATTTCATTCACCAAAACCCGATAATGTTATTGTTCATCCCAGTGCAGATGACCTGAGCAGAGGATCAAAAGAGTTACGGTGTACTATTTCTAGCGAAGGAATGTACACATGGCAGTGGAAAAGAAATGGCTCTGTTATTACAAGTGATGGAGACTATAAGATCACCACTGGAGACGGAAGTAGAACAACCAAGCTAACTATTAACaatttgaatttcagtgataCTGGTGAATACAAATGTACAGCAACAATTGTAGATTTTTCAGAAACGAAACACAGCGCTTCAAAACAGCATGTTGTTACTTTTCCTG AATATGTCACCACTATTCCAGATGTCAAAGAATATCAACAAGCCGAAAAAGTTACCCTGACCTGTGAACTCCATGGCTACATTCAGTCACCATTCACTCCTCTTGTGTGGCTTGATATAGGTGGCAGTCAAATAACTATGTCAACAAAATACAGTATCACTTCTAATGACGGACTGAGAACAAAAATATATAAGAACGGCACAGCTACTCCTAGTGTGATATTGAACCTCACAATTCAAGATATCTCAGCAGCAGATACAGGGGAATACACATGTCAGGGTGCAAGAACAAATAGTGTTACTCAACTAACAATATTAGAGAGGAATGCTCCTCTAAGCACATCACTCCATCCATCACCTACCACTGTATCATCGATCACTTTGACAACACTAACGCCAACCATAATGTCCTTCTTTTCCACAACCTCTCTCAGTCCTACGTCAATGACTAATG GGTTTTCGAACATTTTCAACGGGCAAAGTCAACTTATTGCAATACCGATTGTCACCAGCATTGTTATGGCCTTACTACTTGTGCTCTTAATGCTAGTTATTTGTTATCTGTGGCAAAAGGTGAAGAAGCTATCAGCAGCATTAACTGCAATGCAACAGGGAGTACTGATCTCCAATACTGACACAAACCTAGCGTATCAATCAGAAATCAGCTCTAATGATGATTACGAAGTTATCCAAGAAGAGAGAGCAGCAACACTCACTAGAAATCGATCGTACCCTCATCTTCACTCATGGATCACTGATCCACCACAAAGAGGCTTACTTGAAACAAATGCTATGGCTGAAGATATTGAATTAGCGGTGATTGAGACAACTTATCTAACACCATTGAGTTCTAGAAATCCACTCGCAAATGAAGAGATGGACAGTGAAAGCTATGACGATGTAATTCTTCCCCTGAAAACAGACACGAGTGATGGTCAGTCACTCAGAAGCTCAATGACGGTGAGTGTTGATGAAGAGCTAGTAGTTGAAGTGACTATGGTTTAA
- the LOC135336777 gene encoding uncharacterized protein LOC135336777: MPISLNFVLYLVILLLCRYSGALNCNQTVLPPIHTSVTLTTLPPTIMSLNATLNGLSNIFNGQSQLIAIPIVTSIVLALLIVLLLLVIGYLWRKVKKLSAALTAMQQGVLISNTDTNLAYQSEISSNDDYEVIQEERATTLTKNQSYPHLHSWLTDPQLQRSLLATNAMAKDIEMDSESYDDVILPLKTDTNDGMSSRNSMTVSLGEELVVEVTMV; the protein is encoded by the exons ATGCCGATCTCCCTAAACTTTGTTCTATACCTGGTCATTTTGCTACTATGCAGGTACAGTGGTGCTCTCAATTGTAACCAAACAG TTCTCCCTCCTATACATACATCTGTCACTTTGACAACACTGCCGCCAACCATAATGTCTCTCAATGCTACGTTAAATG ggcTTTCAAACATTTTCAACGGGCAAAGTCAACTTATCGCAATACCGATTGTCACAAGCATTGTGTTGGCCTTACTGATTGTGCTCTTATTGTTAGTTATTGGTTATCTGTGGCGAAAGGTGAAGAAGCTATCAGCAGCACTAACTGCAATGCAACAGGGAGTACTGATCTCCAATACAGATACAAACCTAGCATATCAATCAGAAATCAGCTCTAATGATGATTACGAAGTTATCCAAGAAGAGAGAGCAACAACACTCACTAAAAATCAGTCATACCCTCATCTTCACTCATGGCTCACTGATCCACAACTACAAAGAAGCTTACTTGCAACAAATGCCATGGCTAAAGATATTGAGATGGACAGTGAAAGCTATGACGATGTAATTCTTCCCCTGAAAACAGACACGAATGATGGTATGTCATCCAGAAACTCAATGACTGTGAGTCTTGGTGAAGAACTAGTAGTTGAAGTGACTATGGTTTAA